aaaattttattttgggcaaaccagttacaagatcatggttactcagataagcaatagatttaaagtttaggttgttcaacctcttatgccacaactagtttttagaagatttggaagctttaaaacaaactggtgcataaggttgcttagtccaactgactttgtagatgtttccacaacgatttccagctaggatgacctcatcagttgaatctctaactgaacaaatgtgtatgtcaaactgaactgagaatttattgtcgcataactgaatgatgctaatcaagttatacttcaaattctcaactagtaaaaCATCTTTGATAGTaaaattaccatggataagcttacccttacccacagttttacctttggagttctctccaaaactgatgtttggaccagtgtatttgatcagttgggataacaaATTTGCATCCCTTGTCATATGTCGCGAACATCAACTGTCCAAATACAagattgattctttgtttgtatCTGTCACCTAcaatcacacacaatatataattttggtacccacatctatttgggtcttaaactgattagtcttttaggaacATAGACTCGGattagtctaactgactttccagtcgTTGTATTCCATATGGTTTTTGTAACATCTACCGTTTAAAAAgtgtgaaaatatatatatattttttgtaaagctcacattttaaattaaataatgtaaaTAAATTGCATGCATCCCTATTAAAGAAatgccatttaaaaataatcgtaagTAATTACCAATACAATATAGCGGAGTAAAAATCCTAACATCAATCAGAAAAATAAAGAAGCGTATAAATGCTCAAATCCTCTtaataacataaaatcataaacgtGCGGAAAATCATAAGGTTctcgggtcgtgtcgcccaCCAGATCTGCCGGCTAagagttcagcacctccagCCCCCTCAAAAtcatgatcacctgcatcacacacgcctagtgagtctaaagactcaacatgcctGTACCTatgataacaaatacatatacgtaacaagcagcagtgaaaaatatcttaatcaacatacatttcatgtctgCAGTAAAAATCATATGCATAATCGTGATTTGTCAAAACATGTCAATAATCATActatgtatcatcgtatcaacatatacgtgctcattttcttaatttgaattcagtttgtcagctgtgactttcgtattatcatgtcattcgatggatccatctacgtgtaacagAGGTACCCGGCGGCGGAGGCATTAgtgacagcattacccgtccactgtgCCCCTACCTATcatgtcatcgtgttagtcacaaccaactcccatcaTTCAGAACGTGTCATTATATTCACCACTTAAttaaaagcatgcatatacgtaatttttcctttaaaccaagcatgcaacgtatttatcataattccataaaaatcctgaacatgatgcataaacatataaaacatgagaaaattgtgctcagggcgctgccaagaCAAAAATCTTACCCTAGgtgcaaaatgacaattttacccttggaaacccaaaaattactgTTTTACCCTTGGAGCTCTAAAATTGACCCTAAGCTTACTAAATtacttaaaatgtcccaaaacataattataagaaTTCATGGACGTAAAATCGAGCCTATTTCATGAcctaaccgattcgttttaaaacttggactgggCTCCCGGTTTTAGCCCGAACCGACTCGAAACCtaaccaaaattttcccaacaTAAAACCCCACTTAATATCACCAAGATAGCCATAAAACTCTCAAAACTTGAACCACTCAAGCCCCGAACAGCTTGCTGCGAGTTGCTGAAATTTCCAGCACTCAAACACAAAACCCCCTTCGCTCCACTCGCCTCTGATTTGCTCGGCATTCCAACCAACCCCGAACCAACCTACTAAGGACCAAGACCAGACCCTAATGGACCTACCAGACCCACAcaacaagccccatgcatgacgCTAACTACTAAGAATCGAGCATCACCCAAAAGCTCCTACCGCGGCCAACCCGACTCCCGTTCGCTCGATTAATCATTCCACCACTTCCAACATGGTTCGGGCCAATCCAAACCACAAcgcagacccaccagggtctgttCCGGGGTTGGAGATGACCCTCGCACAGCTGGAGCAAAGGAAACCTCGATCTAGCCCTCACACAAGACTCACACCCGGTCGACCCTCAACAACTCAACGAAACTCGACCAAACTCCAATCTCGAGTACCTAAAATTTATCAACCACGATATGTACAGCCCCCTTGCATCAAAAATActgcagccccttgcacaaattAAGAAAAACATGAGGGTTGAATAAGAAAACGCAATAATCACATGTAAACCGAAATAATTTTCATGTACAAGGCTAGATTGAAATTTTCATGCACAAATACGATCACcaacatataaaacatttaTGATGTAGAAAAAATGATACaaagcgtgccttgatgatgTATATACgcgaggagatcgaagaacgagcCTCGGAAGAATTATTCTTTGCAAGAAATGAAGTGGCCAAGATTTTCTTGAGGGACTTTGCTGAAACCGAGAGAAATTGCAGCTGAGGAGAGGGTGTCTGGTGGGTGGAGGAATTCTTTAGGTTTAAGGACTgtttaagaaatatttaaatggtTAATTAATAGATAATGGGTCCTAATTGTTCAATTAAAAGTTTAAAGAGAGTTTTAAGAcccataaacttaaaattaggcccattaaatccaaacacactcccgtaAAATAATTTGTGTTGGTaggttcttgaaaatattagccgaaccttcaaaaagacccctgatttgataaaatttgtgtaccggataaaataaaatcatgcgggtaaaaatacccaataaagcCCATTTTTTCAAAACACCTTAAATAAAGTAACtaaatttaatcatgtaataaaataatttttctgataattctccggtctccgttcctcgttcgagcgcgaaatgcatctagaaaccctaatgcatgaacttttaaaatttcatgaagtAAATACtaccatgcaataattatgcctaaaattcataaaaataattaaacacataatttaaaataaaactctagattgtatgcattcaggttacgtgaattaaattcctagaCCTTACAACTTTCCCTTCCTTAAAcaaaaattttgtcctcgaaatttagaacgtaGCGAATAACTCTAGATAGTGACTCCTCATCTcgctctcggtttcccaagtagcctcctctTTGGAATTAtccagccacttgaccttgaccatttgGATCAACTTGTTCCGGAACCTCATCTCCTGCCTGTCCAATATCTGAGTGGGTTTCTCCTCGAATAACAGGTGCGAtgtcagctgaagtggctcatagttaagcacatgcgaaggattcgtcATGTACTTCCGCatcatggagacgtggaacacgttatgGACTCCCGCCAGATTTGGCGGTAAACTAACTCTGTATGcgagtgtcccaactctctctaggatctcgaatggtccgatgaatctagggCTGAGCTTGACCTTCTTCTCGaacctcatcacacccttcatcggtgtgACCTTCATGAAAACATGATCCCCCTGCGAACTCGAGATCTCGCCGCCTCTGatcggcataactcttttgacagctctgtgcagtcttcatcctgtctcgaatcCTTGCCACGAAATCCGCTGTCTGTCTGACAATATCCGAACCCAACTCTGCACGCTctccaacctcgtcccaataaactagcgacctacacttccttccgtaaagtgcctcatatggagccatacctatcgaTACCttataactgttgttgtatgtgaactccacaagaggtaacttcggctcccagctgccctggaagtcgatcatgcatGCTCGGAATAGGTcctccagaatctgaatcaccctcttTGTTTGATCGTCCGTCTGAGGATGAAAAGCAATACTGAACAGTAGCTTCGTACATTATGCCTGATagagactcttccagaatgcagacGTGAATCTCAgatccctgtctgacacgatggacactggaatcccatgcattctgactatctctctgatatacAGCTCtacgtactgagtcatggtgaatgtcttcTTGATCGGTAAGAAATGAGCCgatttagtgagccgatcaactCACCCAGATGGCACTGAATCCTCAAGTAGTCCTCGGAAGCCCTGTCACAAAGTCTATattaatattctcccatttcaaCTCGGGAATAGAGAGTGGTCCCAGCTTCCCTGCAGGTCTCTGACGCTCTGCCTTAACCTGCtaacaagtcaaacactcgaaGACGAATCGAAGAATATATATCtcttcatgcccggccaccaatatagaGTCTGTAAATCCCTATACATCtttgtactccctggatggatggagtacaGGGTGCTGTGGGCCTCACTCAAGATATCCGCTTGAAGGGAATCACCGTCAGGAACCCATAGGCGGTCcctatatctgactatgccgTCCACAACTATATACAGTCTCCGGCCCTTAACCTcgtccctctgtctccacttctgtaattgCTCGTCAGAAGTCTGCCCTGCTAGGATTTTGTCTCTAAGAGTCGGCTGTACTATCAAAGTAGCGAGATTCGGGGCCTCGTCTctggcataaactgcaagctcaaataTCTGAATCTTAGTCTGCAACTGTCTTTGCACTGACAAATGGCTAATCACCGCGTGCTTCCTGCTTAGAgcgtctgcaactacattagcgttactcggatggtagctaatgtcgcaatcataatctttcaccagCTCAAGACACCTCATCTGTCGCATATTCAGTTCCTTCTGTGTGAAGAAATACTTCATGCTCTTATGATCTGTaaaaatcctgcacttctccccatacagagaTTGTCTCCAGATCTTCACGGCGAATATCATTTCTgatagctcgaggtcatgattcggataattcttctcatggaccttcagcTGTCTGGAAGCGTAGGCTATCACTCTTTCCTgatgcatcagaactgcgctcAACACAAGCTTAGACGCATCTGTATATACCACAAACTCTCCTTGCCTTGATGGCATAGCTAGTACTGGTGCAGTGGTCAATGCTAGCTTCAGTCTGTCAAAGCTCTCCTGACACTCAGGTCCCTAAATAAAattggcattcttcttcgtcaaggcggtcatatGCACCACAATAGAAGAGAAGTCCTGGATAAACTTCCGGTAATAGCCTGCCAATTCCAataaactacggatctctgtcacactcttaggaactggccaatctctgactgcctaCACCTTGCTGTGGTCGACCTCAATGCCATCTCgagatacaatgtggcccaagaatgctaCCTTTTCAAGCTAGAACTCACATttgctgaacttggcatacagtcGTCTGTCCTAGAGAGTTTGTAACACTGTCCTtagatgctgactgtgctcctccctGCTCTTCGACTAGAtcagaatatcgtcaatgaagactatgacgaattgatttAAGTATGGCTGAAACtcgtgattcatgagatccatgaaaatcgctggcGCGTTCTTCAAAtcgaagggcatcaccataaactcatagtgcccgtAACGCGTCCCGAAGGTTGTTTTATGCACATCAGACTCTCTTAATTTCAGCTGGTGGTACTCGGATTGAAGGTCTATTTTGGAGAACACTAATGCTCTCTAAAGCTAatcaaacaagtcctcgatcctcggcaacggatatttattcttgactgtGACCCTGTTCAGCTTTCTGTATTCAATACACAGTCACATgctgccatccttcttcttgacAAACAGAACTGGTGCACCCCGCGGAGAGaagctagggcgaatgaaacccttatctaatcGATCCTGAATCTGATCCTTGAGCTTCTACATCTCTGCAGGTGCTAACCGGTAGGGTGCCTTAGATATCGGCACTGTCCCTGacataagctcaatagagaagtccacctctctgtctggtggaatgcctgaaacatcGTCAGGGAACACAATGGAGAACTCGCTGACTACATCCACATCCTCCAGCCTCTGACTGACTGGCTCTGTCATTGATACAATGCTGGCTAAGAATTCCTGGTAGCCTCTCCTCATAAACTTCCTCAAACACAAGCAGGAAATGACGTGCGACATCTGCTGTCTCCCCATCTTGAGCTTCTCTATTCTTATCCCTTGCTCCACGGGCAACCATacatctaggaggcatactattccaatatttacccaacacgtaaacccaacatgcatgaacataacatctatatcataagatgcacgtaattcgagcttaaaacatgtacatgatgaaatcatgacttgatgcttactacatgaaagaatttaaaacttttaaacttacagacttgaggcgtgacttcgtgagcttctcgcaaccggtagtaggcataaccctttacaagaaaaccgctctgataccaactataacATACCGTATtttaaactacttaaaatttgcggaaaaataaaaattttcttaaataaataataatctttcaaattgcgataaaaataaactgcttgtctaaaaatatttgaaataaaaacgatTACAAACAAAGTTTGCCAAAAATGTACTTATTTAAACATcgtgaaatattttcataaaatcagagtaactAAATTAATATGcttgaaaattcttgaaaacatatgcggtcctcgggtttagcctccgcgCAGTCCGAGCCGACTCACTGGTCCCCATCTCTCGCCTCCtcaaactcgtcctcacctgcattgaTTAAGTCTAGCGATTCTAAAAAAACTCagcatgtataaactgagaataacaaataatacgtaataaaacaacatgcattttaaagtagagcgtgcatacttaaacttgaacgtacttacataaacatagacgtgccatcatatcgtaaaacttttcataaacattttcataaacgcacttgcatcatacatacctgaacatacataatcatcatcattttgcatagagatatgtttcaaaacaagtgacccatacataaatgcacctgatcagactaaaccacaatactgggatggcagggatgtccactaccacataaatgagatctccggtcatgctttaccggatGGATTGGTCTCTGATCGTGCTTTATCGCTTTCCAATTCTGATCTAAACCCGATCATGCTTTACTTGGGTGGAGTGGTCCCCGGTAACATTTACCGGCTTCTAAAGctgttcatatttggtcacaagacatttcgcatacctaaaaaacataaacattttcttttgaaCGTCAAGCATACTTACATAGCGTGGACGGATTCGTTGTATCCTGCGTGGACGACTACTGCAgatgttaaaacatttattttttttttaaaaaaatttccagaatgcctggtgctcgggcggtaagatcttaccgctcgggcgccgcccAGCTCCAACGAAGCCCGCAACTCgaaaatcctaaaaaaaaactcattttaaacaCAGTTAAGCAGTCacacgagaaaaatcataactcacttgttttctatcagaaaattacgaatttactatcaaatcaaaggtatcaaaaagtactacgttttatatgttgaaggTGTTTCCAGAAAGTTGACCGAAAATTCACAGTACTAGAAATGATAGCTGACGtggttttgagatccaaaattttgatccaaaatcgtttcaaacgttttttctccaacttttgcataacaaacatgaatttttacacacaataaacatcaaaacatatactatgacaatatcgatgcaaaaacgaaagaagATACATGTCTTTGCGTTCAAACGCTCGAAGATGAAGAATACCGGCGCGG
This window of the Primulina huaijiensis isolate GDHJ02 chromosome 3, ASM1229523v2, whole genome shotgun sequence genome carries:
- the LOC140972486 gene encoding uncharacterized protein → MPIRGGEISSSQGDHVFMKVTPMKGVMRFEKKVKLSPRFIGPFEILERVGTLAYRVSLPPNLAGVHNVFHVSMMRKYMTNPSHVLNYEPLQLTSHLLFEEKPTQILDRQEMRFRNKLIQMVKVKWLDNSKEEATWETESEMRSHYLELFATF